The genomic segment AAATATAAGTGGAAGGGCAATGCACCTATTATCTTATAGGTGGGTAATGTTTCTCGACTTTGGAAGGGTATTTGTAGGATCTAGAGCAAAGTACGGGAAAATGTTGTATGGAATGCTAGGAAGGGTTTAGACGTTGATTTTTGGAGAGATACTTGGGTGAATGAATGGTGTCCTCTAATGAATGTCTGTACACAACTCGAAATTATACCCATTGAACATGTTCCTATTGTGGAAGTGGTTTTGCCGAGTGGAGATTGAAACTGGGAGCTGATAAAAGATATGTTTTTACCACCTGTGGTTTCCTGCATTGCATCTTATAAGCCTCATTTTGTTAGTGATGTAGATAATTTTGTTGGATGGGGCAAGGATATCACATGTTTTCAATTCAATCTACTTATTCTTCCATTTGTGGAGTGGAGACGGCTAGGGGTGGAAAATCTGGCATCGAGTTTGGCATTTACCAAGACCTAAAAAGGTACGAGTTTTTCTTTGGCTAGCTTTTTAAAATAGGGTCCTTACTAATGAGAGCAGAGCAAGAAGGCATCTCACTATTGATGCAAGATGTAAAATTTGTGGACACTTGACAAAGAGCATTAGCCACGTCCTACGATTATGCACACCAGCTGTGGGTACATGGTTGGCGGTAATCAAGCAGGATAAGAGATAGAAATTCTTCACTATCAGATTAGAGGAGTGGATTGAGATTAACCTAATAGATCCAGATTGTTTTGCTAGCGATACGAATGATTAGCAGACCCTTTTTGGTGTTATTTGTTGGCAGCTTTGGATTAAGAGGAATAACTTTGTTTTAAATGATGAATTCATTGAAGGTGAGAGTGTTTTGGAGAAGAGCTACCAGATGATGGACAACTATCTTCAATCCAACTGTATCAAGTAAATCAATTGAGATAGAAACGTTCCAAAACTTACAAATCATTTAGATGGATTCCACCTGAAGATGAATGGCATAAGGTAAATACTGATAGTGATGTTAATAATGTGTTAGGAATTACTTCTACAGAGGGATTTATTTGTAACCAGTATGGAGTTTGGATTACTGGGTTTTCAAAAAATATTGGTTGCTGATTTATTACAAATGTGGAGCTGTAGGGTGCTCTTGATGGCCTTCAATTAGCATGGAACTTAGGGATTAAAATTCTGGTGCTTGAGATGGATGGTATTGAAGTAATTTAGTTTATTCAAACAAATTCAACTACACAACATCAATCTGCAGTGCTATGAGCTATAAAGGGTCTCTTACAACTTGATTGGATGATCTAGATTAAACATCTGTTTAGGGAGGGTAACAAGGTAGCAAATGGATTGGCACGAATGGCATCCTCAAGACTGTTAGGCAAGCTAATATATATGCTATAGTCAGATGAAATTCTACAATTACTGAATGATGATTATTCTAGAATGGCTTGGATTCGCTAGCCTACTTAAGAGCTTTTCTTTTACATTGTaccaaaaaaatttatgaaatccCAAGTTAAATGGCTTACTTGGATTAAGTCTTGGACATAGTGCactttaattactatttaataatttacaaaatattattatttgaatttaattataagaatatataaatttattttaaaaaattatgaaaatataaatgtCATAGAGCAAACCAACAATGAATCTATTTTTTTACACCCAATAATAACCTTGGTTGTCTCGACCATGAACAAGTTTAAATGTGACTAGACAACTTTATTTTAAAAGGTTTTTAGACTCGAGTCTAAGCTTGGCCTATTCAAATAGTCCATATCATTAttgaaaaacaataaaatattaaaaatatattttatattcatattcatatatttatattaaatttaaatatattttaagaattatttattgtaaatttgGACTAGGTCAGGACGATACAAGGATAAAAAACCCTTACTCAAGCTCAACGAGAGTTGAGATGGTCAAGTTAACTGGCCCATAGACAAGTATACATGTGACAAGTGTGTGTGATACATGACAGTTTCTTACCCCGTTTTACGAAGGGTTgagatgaaaatataaaatttttgggTCAaaattaaaatgcttaaattaaattAGTACTTTTTTgaggggccaaattaaaaaaaaattatttgaccgAAGTCTAAAAaaggttaaattgaatttttttaagttttggggCCAAagttaaaatgcttaaattaaattACTACTTTTTAGagacaattaaaaaaaattcatttgaccAAAGTCTAAAAaaggttaaattgaatttttttaagttttgggaGGGGCTAGAAAGTCATTTCCCAATTAACCCAGTGGGCCAAAGTCCCTAGCTACAACCTTAACCTCCcgtatatcaaataataatattttatgatatagttttttcaaaaaaaaactctaTATAATACATAGAGGAGGGATTTAGTTACGCCAATATAAAACAAAGTAGTTTTACACTTTCCCTAACTTATTGTGCTATTAATATTGTAACAATCAAATCTTGTATTTGTTAATATAATTATACCTgtcatgaaaattttcaaatcaatttgatattttattatattgatCTAAAACTctatctatattaatatatattgaatggttgaaatttttttaaatataaaacaaataattagaaatttttaatttatgtcaaaCTTGGCATGCATAATTTACatgaatgaaatatgaaatatgacgattgaattgttaaaatatcaaTCGTATAAAAGATCATAGAAGTACgtaaaactttttaaattttacaccTGTGGAGGTGGATTCCTCTCCAATTCCATGGTCcttaatctctctctctctctccccacACACCCCATTTATCTATATAACTgttgtcgaaacccttttttttataaaagggtcgacttggattttgaaaataaaaacgaatacgggagtcgccaccaatcattttttgatgaggtgtgatcggatcacctcgaaaagtggttgtttttaataaacgatttgattttattaaaacaacgattttggtccacgaaattcagaaaaacgggttcgagattcggttacgtatgagaaaggattagcaccctcgtaacgcccaaaattggtgtctagttgattaattaatgtcttaacgtcgaactagattaattaacaacataataaaaataacaaaaaagggcTAATTCGAATTTTAAAACAAAGATTTGGGCAAAATCAGGAATAAAATAAAGGGATGGACCATTTTGAAcgcgcgaataacaaggagggactaaAAGAGAAATTTTCTCTTCCCTTCCAAAACGCCGTCGTTCcaggaaggactaaattgaaatcgtaaaaaaattacagggtaaaaattaaaaacaactaAAAGTATTTGATTGTAAAACCATTAAAAAGTGGAGGGCTGAAAAAGCAATTAGCTCTTCcgctaaaaaacacgcggatcctgcttGGGTCAGGTCGGTTCTCGAGTCTTATGCAAAACGGCGTTGTTTTGGGACCTATGCGCAcaagccaaaacgacgccgtttggccCCGCtatataaatcaattttttttaaaaccttcaTTTTCACTTCCCTtcccaaaaaaaaaccaaaaaacctCTCAACCCCTCTCTCCCTCTCCGGGCACCAGCACAAAATCCAGCCATCGACCATCGCGCCGGCTGCCAATGCCGATGCCGGCACCGCCGTACACGACGGCCGGGAAGCCCAAAAAATTCCCTTTTTCTTCTGACGCACTCCTTTGGCTTCCTCGAGCACTCCGATGACGGCGAAAGAGGTAAAAAAggtcttcttttttttgttatttcgaaataaataaaaaatgataaaataatatataaaaaggaaaaaaaatcactttaaaactTTGTTTCGGTTCTTATGATTTTCGAATAACTCTTTTTTTtacatttcatttaaaaaaaaacccctctacagagatgatattcggcttttatagccaatgttacatgttatttctattattttcctTGCGTGTTTCTGTTGTTTGCGTGTTTATCGTGTTTTGCAGGTGTTGATGGAGTAGGTGGTTGGGGCAGTAGCAGTGACAGTGGTAGGGGCTAGGTGCGCCACTTGCGTTGATGATGTGACAGCGGCGGCGGTAGGGTTTCaacttttctgaaaccctagtttgacttcTGTTGGGCTAGGTTTATTTTGGGCTGAATTGGGTTTGGGCAGTTAGGCTATTCTGATTTGTAAATTGGACTTTTTATTTGGTTTGTTACTGGGCCCGGGcgaaattgggcttgtacaactgtacttatcatgcatgtaaattttgaatCGGTTCgataattttatcatattaatctGAAATACtttctatatatataaaaattgttgaaaGCTTTTaacataaaacaatttaaaaaatagtaatttactCCAAACTTGACATGTATAATTTATGTAAATGAAACATTAAACAcgataattgaattattaaaatataatcatacaaaaaagtataaaagtatataaaattactttaattttgcAGTGTTATAAATACATCCCTTCATGGGTGATGATAAAATTGCTTTGAAATccttctaaaaaattttaaaaaaagttaataatgataaaattatattttgaccctaaaaaattataattcaaatttgaccttgaaatgattttttgCCTCCCCTTTGCGTCCCCCGCCTCACTCActctctcacacacacacactATTATTTAAACTCATGATTGACTTTGTATCACGAGTTAATTAAACACCAACTCaatttaagaaattattaaaataatttttaatatttaaaataaattctatcattaagatgatatttttttatattttaataaaaccaaTAAAATTCTTATAAAGCAATATTAAAATCCATGCCACCAATATTTACAAAACTCTACCTTTGCCACTCCaactaaagctttattttaatatttttcataagcTTTACTATTATTACacaagcttttcttttttctttaacttgaaagttgatgTAATTTTATACAAGttatttcatttttagtttcaaaCTATACGTTATATTATTAGTATATTGTAATTTTCTCAAATACACGTgtttataaaaatacattttccACACACACCTGTGATAGATTAACTATTGTGTATATATAAATGTAGGTTAAAGTTATTGGGAGGTCATTGTGTTATAAGGATTgaatcaaattagtccctttagtattaaatggataaatttagtccttatactactaaaaagaatcaaataagtccaaattgtAACAGAGTTAACATTTTCCGTATAAAAATgtcttgaaaattattattttttcaattgcagttcaattccaaaccaaaatttttatttacagaaccataaaaactttaaaaatattagctTTGCTAAACAATaaatactattttttaaataataaatgttaGAAGGGCTAATTTGATTAGATCCCAATAATAGAGGGACCTCTTAGGTACATTcacctatatatatttttatatatataatgtgaaCAGTTTTCTGCCCTATACGTAACGTTGCATGCATTTCGCATTTTTATTTTCGTTTACTATAAACCCTAAATTCAAGTCTTAAATCCATTATTTCCACCTTTTTTTCAGGATTATCAACTACTCTACTTGAGCTTCctttaatctttcttttattaaaaaaaaaagaataatttttcATCGATCGGTTTCTTCAATGGCCGCCGCTTCATCTCTGAGCTCTCTACTGGTTTCTTCCATGGCACTCACCTCTCCCATCTTTCAATCTCATTGCCTCAATAACACCACTTGCAAGAGAGGTATTGATATTATTTGTTTTCATAAATTACtcgagttttttttcttttaaatcctTTAATTTAGCTTGGTTTCGATAGAATTGAGCTCAAACAAACCAAGCTATCGAAAGGTTGAATTCGAATATCTTAATGTTTGATTCGAGTAGCTTTAGTACCTTAGTTTTGATAACTTAacaatctagtgatttgaataaaaaatttcgaatggttgtaacttttttaagttgagtgatcaaaatgtaaacttattagTAGTTTAGTGACCtcgggtgtagtttacccaaagaattataaaaatataggtaaATAAAATGGTAAAGTTTTGTTTCTCAAACTAATTTATTCcggtttaattatgattttagtctCTCTACTATGCCAAAATTTAATTGGGATAATTTGATCTATATACTTTAatgatttaataatattaacactATTATCAATTAAACTGTTACACTTTAACACCAACAATTATcagttttattaatttaaaactattaaaattagaattagatcttttatttttaattagtatcGAAAAAATTTTATTTGGTAATTGAATTTGATCTTACGAGAATTGAACTAGTTAATCTTTTATTAAATAAGCAAATTTATttgaacttaattaaataattaagttaaGCCGAGTGAATATTAGCTCGACTGGCAtggatattgttgtcaatgcaggaagacgtgagttcgagtgcgctgaagggtattatcctcctatttataggatGGGGAGAGGCTTTATCTAGTTCTAGACATCGTGTCAAAGATAACAAATATAATCAAACTTAAACGATTTAATCCAACCCGATCTGCATGTAATTTCAGAAGTTTCAATTCCTAACAGCTTTTTTCTCCTTTTAGGTACAACAATGGCGGTTTCCTTACAGACTGCAAACAAACCAGTGATACACCACGAAAAGCCGGCAAACAAGCAGCGGCGTGTTGTTGTGACGGGGATCGGCCTTGTAACGGCGCTCGGTGAGGATCCGGACGTGTTCTACAACAATGTTCTTCAAGGCATTAGTGGCATAACAGAGATTGAAAAATTCGACACTTCTCAGCTTCCATCTGTAAGTTCTTAGCGATCAGAAATTGAATCACAACTTATCAATTTTCTTCAAATGTCTGAAATTTTTGATCCATCATTAAACTCTTAGTTGATTTTTTTGGCTAATtgaaaaaatttgagatttattccCTAGTAACATATGCCAAGGGTAGTAGCAGAGAAAGGACGAAGGTAGAAAATTTTTTGGtaggggtcaaaattaaattaaatttttttatgataatcAGAATCCAATTTTTCATTATAAGCTTAAAACTGTATAGTTTTTTTAGAAAGACTACATCACAATTTTATCATTTAGGggtcaaaattataattttaccatgtattaatttataaccTTTTGAATTTTAAGGggctaaaacaaaaattttccatttaaagGGGTAAAGACCCTGCATACCCCTCTAGTGCCGCCCATGCGCCAAAGGCAAATAGGAACATTGGTCTaagaaatggtgaaattatagtttaatccttttaaaaatgataaaattataagttaaaataataataaaattgcattGGACCTTCACAAaagtttatatttcaattttattttctaagaACAGTTTTGGCTTTCCCCCTCGCCATGTCACATATATATGATCTGttaataaacatatcaaattgGAGTCAACGATTCGATTAGGATTTTTAAACCGAAAATGtaaagatttaattttatttattaaaaaaacagaaaattgGTGCTGAGCTTAAGTCATTCTCACCGGAAGGTTTTGTTTCATCAAAGCTTGCAATGAGAGCTGATAACTTTATGCTTTACCTTATAACCGCCGGCAAAAAGGCCTTGGCCGACGGCGGGATTTCCGATGAAGTTAATGGACAGCTTGATAAAACTCGATGTGGGATTATTGTTGGCTCTGCAATGGGAGGTTTAAGGGTAAACACGATtcaattcttttatatatatatattatatttttcataattagaaTTGTCAAAGGGTTGAGCAATATTTTAAAATCGAAAAATCGAAAAATATTTGAAAgtgtttggaaaaaaatattaagcttgaaaatgggttacattaaaattttttatgtctATTTAAATAAGAGAGTCCGACTTGAATATTCAAGGTTTGAGCTAgataaataatgttataatatattatttataaatatgactaatttatatattagatttaaaattttaataaagtaagaaataaaattataagataataaataaagttaatatttttaaaaaatgtgtaTGGCCTAAATGGATTAGGTTATAATCATTAATTTacaaatacttttttaaaatttaaaaaattttgagaacTCGTATATCGGGTTGAGTCAAGTTAGACTTGAACAAATATGAATAGTGATGATACGATATATATAAGCTTGACCTAAACTACATTTAGCTTGATCATAGATacctttatttataattaaattaataaaataaaataagatgattttattattagatGGTAATCTAGGTAGAATCGAACTTACCCAAAGtaagaaaaaaaacttaatccCAAACTTGATTCACAGATAGCTCGACCCTTAGATAAGTCTACTTTACCAAGATCAATTGGTGTCGATAGTACTCGAAAACCAAAAATCAACAGTGTCCTAACTGGTGTCGATGGTGCTCGAGCACCAAGCTTGGATGATGTTGTGATGATGCTAGAACATAGTTGGTCCCAAATGGTGAGAGTATATGTTATCAGTCAAATACTTGTGTTTGATATATATTCAAACACGagtataaaaaaaaacttcaaaattgttgaatatattcacatatatatatattataaaatttatatccgGCACTCACACTCAAAGTAAAGAATGTTTTCTATTTCTctctaattatgaattttgtgGATATTTTTGAAACAGATTTTCTATGAATGGTTTGAAAATATGTTAATTCTTTCAAGGAGGCCAAATCCATTTAGTGTGCCTATGGCAGGAAACAACATGGGTTGTGCAGCACTAGCAATTGAATTGGTACCTACACCACTCATTCAAATCATAATAATAGTAATTGAAAATCGATTAAAGGTTTGAGGAAAAAAGTTGACTTTATTGGGAGAAGTATTTGAATGAATCATTGAGAGTCTAAATTTTTTAATGGGTTGGTATTAATTTTAGTAAAGATTTTGTCTTCTGATTTTGTTTAGGGTTTAAGTGCTTGACCAGATGACAAAGTTCAAAGAGTTTAAGGGCCTTGTCGAGGTGCCTAAGAAGGttaatttattagtatagttATCCAACAATGCCCTATATGTTATAGGGCATTGGTTCAAACCCCTCCAAGCAAAAATATGAGATTTCCTTGATGAGTGGTTCTCCTTCATAGGCACTTAGATAAGGTGCTCGCGTTTTATAAACTCGTTAGTTTCTTCATGTAACCTCTTTAGGCACTCGGGCTCTCTGCTGAGTCCAGAGACAAAACTCTCACCGAAAATAATACCAACCCATTGATGGATCTCACAGTTTTTGACGGACAACATTTCACAGACTTTTTCTAATGGAGTCGACCTTCTCtcaacaaatttattttaatttttattgaattaaatataattaaatataattatttaacatcagatcaaattttatttttttatatatttaaaaaaaattaaatcacaggGTTGGATGGGTCCAAACTATATAATTAACGCAGGTTGTGCAACAAGCAATCATTGTATTCTCAGTGCAGCTGGTCACATTACTGATGGAATAACTGTGAGTCACTCATTTCTATGTCTCAATTTATGGATGTTAAAGGAGTTTATGAGTCCGGTCAAGTTTACAatgaatttatatatgatatGATTATCGAGTTTTAAAAAgtgttaagtttaatttatatatgGTCTTAACACAATATTATTCACTAGGCTGGACTTGATCTCAATTATGGGTTTTAAATATGATCTAAActtattaatatttgttaattattAATCCAAAATTGTTCAggattaatcttttaaaaagtccaacatgttttatttaaatatatacaaattaacacatttttaaatatttatattatattaataagtatttaatttttagatgatataaattatataatgtgTAAAAAAATATACTATAGAATTAAAAATTAGGATAAGTTAGATCCAAGCCTTGAATATTAGAACCCTATCTCGATCTATCttttaaattgacttaaaaatattatattaatatagcTTTAAGGGTTAACAAAGTTTTAGTACTTAGAAAAAATCAATGAAGACAAACA from the Gossypium hirsutum isolate 1008001.06 chromosome D09, Gossypium_hirsutum_v2.1, whole genome shotgun sequence genome contains:
- the LOC107892936 gene encoding 3-oxoacyl-[acyl-carrier-protein] synthase II, chloroplastic isoform X2, whose product is MAAASSLSSLLVSSMALTSPIFQSHCLNNTTCKRGTTMAVSLQTANKPVIHHEKPANKQRRVVVTGIGLVTALGEDPDVFYNNVLQGISGITEIEKFDTSQLPSKIGAELKSFSPEGFVSSKLAMRADNFMLYLITAGKKALADGGISDEVNGQLDKTRCGIIVGSAMGGLRIFYEWFENMLILSRRPNPFSVPMAGNNMGCAALAIELGWMGPNYIINAGCATSNHCILSAAGHITDGITDMMLCGGSDAGVHPIGLAGFASCKALSKRDCDPTKASCPWDTNRDGIVLGDGAGVLLLEELEHAKRRGARIYAEFLGGSSSADAYHLTRPHPDGIVGCIEKALAKAGVAREDVNYINAHAPSTQVGDLIEFAALVRCFGNNMELRINSTKSMTGHLAGATGAVDAIATIKAIQIGT
- the LOC107892936 gene encoding 3-oxoacyl-[acyl-carrier-protein] synthase II, chloroplastic isoform X1, which produces MAAASSLSSLLVSSMALTSPIFQSHCLNNTTCKRGTTMAVSLQTANKPVIHHEKPANKQRRVVVTGIGLVTALGEDPDVFYNNVLQGISGITEIEKFDTSQLPSKIGAELKSFSPEGFVSSKLAMRADNFMLYLITAGKKALADGGISDEVNGQLDKTRCGIIVGSAMGGLRIFYEWFENMLILSRRPNPFSVPMAGNNMGCAALAIELGWMGPNYIINAGCATSNHCILSAAGHITDGITDMMLCGGSDAGVHPIGLAGFASCKALSKRDCDPTKASCPWDTNRDGIVLGDGAGVLLLEELEHAKRRGARIYAEFLGGSSSADAYHLTRPHPDGIVGCIEKALAKAGVAREDVNYINAHAPSTQVGDLIEFAALVRCFGNNMELRINSTKSMTGHLAGATGAVDAIATIKAIQIGWVHPNINLDNPDKAVDMNLLVGSKKERLNIKVALSNSFTLGGQNSSILFAPLHSE